In Oryza sativa Japonica Group chromosome 1, ASM3414082v1, the genomic stretch TTAGTAGCAATAAACTTGAATAGGCAAGTTAAAACTTCAGTATTCATTGGACACAAGAATGTTCTGAAGCTATGTAGCAATAGCACAGGAAGGCATGAAAGGGCATTTTTCAGTTTTCATGAGAATTAGCTTCCTTCCTGTACCACAAAAAACTTGATTTGCTAGAGCAATGGTTCACGTCATCTGGAAAATCTCTCGAGCCTCCTACGGCGAATCTCCTCAACCGATGGCTCCCCATTCCCCCCAGCTTGGAGGTGCTGTCTATGAGAAAAAGCATGGTCCTCACGTGCACTGCTGCACATTTCACAGATATCTGTCGACGGCGAGTTGTCATAAGTGCAGGCTGAGCATCTCCATATACCTCGACCATTCTCTCTTGCTGAACCACGGCCAACTCTGCCTCGACTTGGGGTGTAACCCTGAGGACGGCCAGACCTGAAAAGCTTCTGAACAAACCCTACTGGCCATCTCACAGCTTTTCCAATTCCTGAAATCAGAAGAGAAAGCGGGTCTGGCCCAGAGAATGATCGCTTAAGCCAAAGGTAGGCCAATCCAGCAAGTATTCCACCGAGATGGCCAATAAGAGATGTCCCAGGAATAAAAGCCTGAATGAGGAGTAATTCAGCCCAGGCAGCATATTTTGCTGGAATAACCACCCCATGAAGAAAGACATAATCGTCTGACCAGGCATTCAGCACGACCTTCATACCAAATAGTACTCCAGAGAATCCAACAGCATATTGATCATAATAAGCCTCATCATTGCCGAACAGGAGTAAACCTTTGGACAAAAGTAGTGTGATGCCTTGTGACATGCCAAGCAATGCAGCAACCATAGAGGCAAACTCAACACTACCCATGGATGTTTCAAGCTGGATGCCCTTCCATAAGAGAGATGACATGTTGAAGAAGAAGTGAGTTTCGCTCAAGTGGTAGAAAGCCGACAGGAAGAAGCGTGTCAGGTCACAGTACTGCAACAAACCAACAACGATCATCTTGCTTAGTCAGGTGGAACCAGCAGACTGTAACTTCAAAACAATAAAATAGAAGGTGTAGGAAATCCAAATGGGGTTCACAACTATACCCATAATATTTTAGAGCAGATGATGTGTATCTGTATCCTACTAATGAGTTATTTTCCAAGAAGACCAGCTTACTAGcaaattttagagaaaaatgCCCTATAGGAATTGACAAAACACATTGTGAATAGAAGCTGCATACTCCTTCtagtcacaaaaaaaaaacatgtcgtTTTGAACATGTTTCAACTCAAACTTTAAAATCCCTTTCGAAATATTTAGGCTGGATGTATGACAATCATATGCACAGATTTTCCTCGCAAAGTAACTTTACTAATATAATCATTTTATGAGGATTCAAATGTTTTGCAATAGAAATTATCGGTCAAAAGCTACATTACGAAACAGTGTTGAAGTCCAAAATGACATGTGTTTTTAACtggaggaagtatatttcaCTGAACTAGAATTACATATAggatgatctttttttttgtcaactaGAGTAAATGCTTGTAGCAGAGCAGGCTCAAAGAGGAGAAAATTCTCTCTTCATCAGCTCCTCCAGCCTCCAATTCTCTGTTCCCCTCTGCAAATACAAACATTACCACGAAACTACCAGCAATTACTCCCAATAGAAGGATACTACTCCCAAATTTCCCAACTCATTATGCAGTCAGTAATCCCGCTACCAAATTCCCACAAGCTGAAATTCGCATAATCTACCATGTACTGATCAGCTAAAGCGAAAGCCTCGACACAATTAGCACGCCAGGAAGCGCAGCCGCAATTCTACAGCCCTACTAGAATGGGCGAAGAAGTGGAAAAATGGCCCAGAATCCTATGTGAATTttctgtttcttcttcttctcctaggGGAGAAATCAGGATCAATCCAAACACAAGGGGAGGGTTGGTGGAGGGGAAGCTCCTCTTACGTGAATGATGAGGTGAGGGTTGAAGGCGACGCGGTTGAGCGAAGGGAGGAGCGCGTCGAGGGAGCCTGGGCGGAGGTACAGCAGCGCGTTGGCGGCGAGCAGCGCCGCCGTCACGGGGGGCCGGCTGGCGCCCGCGCGGCCGTACTCGAGCAGCACCTGCAGCGCCAGCAGGGGCAGCATCCCTCTCGGCCggccgaccccgccgccgccgccgccgccgtagaagCTCGGCCGCCGGCCGCTGCTCATTCCGGCCCCCATCGCCGGAGATTGACTGGGTCACTGACTGGTGGGGCCAACGAAGGCGGAAGACTTGGAAGTCGACACGCCACGCAATTCCCTTGTGAAATTCGCTCCTGCTCTCCTGGTTTCCTTATATTTCTGGATGAGTcggtttctttctttcttttttttttggtttctttCTTCCATCGCAAGAGATGGCCGGAAGCAACGGAACCTTCCGGATAATTCTCGAGCAGGATGCTTCCAAGCTGACATCACGGAACTATTTGCCATCAGATAAATTCTCAACAATTATAAACCATACTGGGTATCGGTTTAGATTTATAAGTTTAT encodes the following:
- the LOC4327907 gene encoding rhomboid-like protein 14, mitochondrial gives rise to the protein MGAGMSSGRRPSFYGGGGGGGVGRPRGMLPLLALQVLLEYGRAGASRPPVTAALLAANALLYLRPGSLDALLPSLNRVAFNPHLIIHYCDLTRFFLSAFYHLSETHFFFNMSSLLWKGIQLETSMGSVEFASMVAALLGMSQGITLLLSKGLLLFGNDEAYYDQYAVGFSGVLFGMKVVLNAWSDDYVFLHGVVIPAKYAAWAELLLIQAFIPGTSLIGHLGGILAGLAYLWLKRSFSGPDPLSLLISGIGKAVRWPVGFVQKLFRSGRPQGYTPSRGRVGRGSARENGRGIWRCSACTYDNSPSTDICEMCSSAREDHAFSHRQHLQAGGNGEPSVEEIRRRRLERFSR